One Sodalis praecaptivus DNA segment encodes these proteins:
- the ppk1 gene encoding polyphosphate kinase 1, with protein MGQKKLYIEKELSWLSFNERVLQEAADKSNPLIERMRFLGIYSNNLDEFYKVRFAELKRRILISEEQGTRGASRHLLNRIQAKVLNAEQEFDNLYNDLLLEMARNQIFLINERQLSPRQQDWLRQYFKQQLRQHITPILIQRDTNLVQFLKDDYTYLAVEIIQGQTLRYALLEIPSDKVPRFINLPAESPRRRRPMILLDNILRYCLDDIFTGFFDYDMLNTYSMKMTRDAEYDLVTEMESSLLELMSSSLKQRLTAEPVRFVYQRDMPSAMVELLKSKLGISSYDSVIPGGRYHNFKDFISFPNVGKANLVNRPLPRLRHVWFDKFRNAFDAIRHHDILLYFPYHTFSHVLELLRQASFDPNVLSVKINIYRVAKDSHIIDAMIHAAHNGKKVTVVVELQARFDEEANIHWAKRLTEAGVHVIFSAPGLKIHAKLFLISRREGDDIVRYAHIGTGNFNEKTARLYTDYSLLTSDARITNEVRRVFNFIENPYRPVKFDYLMVSPQNSRHMLYQMIDQEIANAQAGEAAEITLKVNNLVDQGLIDRLYAASGVGVNIRILVRGMCSLIPDLPGISNNIQVTSIVDRFLEHDRVYVFENGGDKKVFLSSADWMTRNIDYRIEVGVALLDPRLKQQVLDILALLFSDTVKARYIDADLNNYYVPRGNRRKVRAQIAIYDYIKQLENAGEQD; from the coding sequence ATGGGTCAGAAAAAGCTCTATATAGAGAAAGAATTAAGCTGGTTGTCTTTCAACGAACGGGTGTTGCAGGAAGCCGCCGATAAAAGCAATCCGTTGATAGAACGCATGCGATTTCTGGGCATTTATTCCAATAATCTGGATGAGTTTTACAAAGTCCGTTTCGCGGAGCTGAAACGGCGTATTCTGATAAGTGAAGAACAGGGCACCCGAGGCGCCTCACGCCATTTGCTCAACCGCATCCAGGCGAAAGTGCTTAACGCCGAGCAGGAATTTGATAACCTTTACAACGACTTGCTGCTGGAGATGGCGCGTAATCAGATCTTCCTCATCAACGAACGCCAACTCTCCCCTCGCCAGCAAGACTGGTTGCGGCAATACTTCAAACAACAGCTGCGCCAGCATATAACGCCGATTCTTATCCAGCGCGATACCAATTTGGTGCAGTTTCTGAAAGATGATTATACCTATTTGGCGGTAGAGATTATTCAAGGGCAAACGCTGCGTTACGCCCTGCTTGAAATCCCCTCCGATAAGGTGCCGCGCTTTATCAATTTGCCGGCCGAATCTCCCCGTCGGCGTCGGCCGATGATCCTGTTGGACAATATTCTGCGCTATTGCCTGGATGATATTTTCACCGGCTTCTTCGATTACGACATGCTTAATACCTATTCGATGAAAATGACGCGCGATGCCGAATACGATTTGGTTACCGAAATGGAATCGAGCCTGCTGGAACTGATGTCCTCCAGCCTGAAGCAGCGGCTGACCGCGGAGCCGGTCCGTTTTGTTTATCAGCGGGATATGCCCAGCGCCATGGTGGAGCTGCTTAAGTCCAAACTAGGCATCTCATCCTATGACTCGGTCATCCCCGGCGGCCGTTATCACAATTTCAAGGATTTCATCAGCTTCCCCAACGTCGGCAAAGCCAATTTGGTCAACCGGCCGCTGCCGCGCTTGCGCCATGTTTGGTTCGATAAATTCCGCAACGCGTTCGACGCCATTCGCCACCATGATATCCTGCTCTATTTCCCCTACCACACATTCAGCCATGTGCTGGAGCTGCTGCGTCAAGCGTCGTTCGATCCCAATGTGCTGTCGGTGAAAATCAATATTTACCGGGTCGCCAAGGACTCGCATATTATCGACGCAATGATCCATGCCGCCCATAACGGTAAAAAAGTGACCGTGGTGGTAGAGCTACAGGCCCGTTTCGACGAAGAGGCGAATATCCATTGGGCCAAGCGGCTTACCGAAGCCGGGGTGCACGTTATTTTCTCGGCGCCGGGGCTAAAAATACATGCCAAGCTGTTTCTTATCTCCCGCCGCGAGGGCGACGATATTGTGCGCTACGCCCATATCGGCACCGGCAATTTCAACGAAAAAACCGCGCGCTTATATACCGATTACTCCTTGCTGACGTCTGATGCGCGCATCACTAACGAAGTGCGGCGCGTGTTCAATTTCATCGAGAACCCTTATCGCCCGGTTAAATTCGACTATTTGATGGTGTCGCCGCAAAATTCGCGCCATATGCTGTATCAAATGATCGATCAAGAGATCGCGAATGCGCAGGCGGGCGAAGCGGCGGAAATTACCCTCAAGGTCAACAATCTGGTCGATCAGGGGTTGATCGATCGTCTTTATGCCGCTTCCGGCGTGGGGGTGAACATCCGCATCCTGGTGCGGGGGATGTGTTCGCTTATCCCGGATTTGCCGGGTATCAGCAATAATATTCAGGTGACCAGTATCGTGGACCGTTTCCTGGAGCACGATCGGGTCTATGTGTTCGAGAACGGCGGTGATAAAAAGGTATTTCTCTCTTCCGCCGACTGGATGACCCGCAATATTGATTACCGCATTGAAGTGGGCGTGGCGCTGCTGGATCCGCGATTGAAACAGCAGGTGCTGGATATCCTGGCGCTTTTGTTCAGCGATACCGTTAAAGCCCGATATATCGATGCCGATCTGAACAACTATTATGTTCCTCGCGGCAACCGCCGCAAAGTGCGCGCGCAAATCGCCATTTATGACTATATCAAACAATTGGAAAACGCCGGAGAGCAGGACTAA
- a CDS encoding ABC transporter permease subunit, with translation MSPKRISHIRTAASRRVIDRLTRIVVSGGGLLVLLALLLIFCYLLWVVLPLFRAPAVGVVTDLAAYSAPAANVVPPLSLAAPELPSAARVPLAAAHVSPSAARVPLAAAHVSPSAARVPLAAAQASPSAARGAPTAAPVSPSGVPPSSSPPSAWSRDDAKTESALLTLGIDANAGWAWAIDRAGQGITRSLNGVRDAAPVPLLTQPTLVAAASGGQPLFWLTDALGQGVLARVDSAAGGAPVWLLPFGGAQTIDPARRPLRRIALAYSDADRAVAAAQLADGSVVVLNYTSNSSATPNSSATPNSSATPNSSATPNSSATPNSSAAPNSRATPNSSAAPNSSATSNSSATSNSSAAPNSSAAPNSSAAPNSSAASALNSTTSAAVGAGAVQRLYLTSPGQEVDRLLLSPDGHLLYVLSGSQLSIWRLDAGGARLRQQVALAAAGPLSLFILPAEGALLVRNGAGHLSLWFDVAGDTGPRLTPIFTYNVTLDAGARFLAPARRGGFAVLDSAGTLTLFSVRDAHPRGRLAIPGMPPPDQGLPAASSLLSARGDGLAGAATHGGAAPPLALSPRGEALIRAGSAEWRVWALSLGAPDMNWRTLTEKIWYPGYPAPAWLWQSTPAGDSFAAGKFSLVPLAVGTLKAAFCAMLFATPLALAAAMYSAWFMSAGLRRWIKPAMEIMGAVPSVIVGVIAGLWLAPHLAGALGGIMLLPALLPLLVLAVAYLAGRLPLRWRRRWPVGVECLCLLPLLALALWGCFTLAPPLERLLFGMPLSLALGEHYNPLNALVVGIAMGFALIPLMFTLAEEALFGVPTRLIQGSLALGATPWQTLLGVTLPAASAGLISAFMLTLGRAMGETMIVLMASGNLPRVDGSVLQGLRALAANIAIEIPEALRGTEHYRVLFLSALLLLVFTFIINSVAELLRLRLRRRYRQPGGGDE, from the coding sequence ATGAGCCCAAAAAGGATTTCTCACATCCGCACCGCGGCGTCGCGTCGTGTCATCGATCGACTGACGCGCATTGTGGTGAGCGGCGGCGGTTTGCTGGTGCTCTTAGCCCTATTGCTGATTTTTTGTTATCTGCTGTGGGTGGTGCTACCGTTATTCCGCGCGCCGGCCGTTGGCGTCGTCACGGATCTGGCCGCCTATTCCGCGCCGGCGGCGAACGTTGTGCCGCCATTATCTTTAGCTGCGCCGGAGCTGCCCTCCGCTGCACGGGTGCCGCTCGCCGCTGCGCACGTGTCGCCCTCCGCTGCACGGGTGCCGCTCGCCGCTGCGCACGTGTCGCCTTCCGCTGCACGGGTGCCGCTCGCCGCTGCGCAAGCGTCGCCCTCCGCTGCACGAGGGGCGCCTACTGCCGCGCCGGTGTCGCCTTCCGGCGTACCGCCCTCGTCGTCTCCCCCCTCGGCGTGGTCTCGTGATGACGCCAAGACGGAGAGCGCGCTGTTAACGCTGGGCATCGACGCCAACGCCGGCTGGGCCTGGGCGATTGACCGCGCGGGGCAGGGGATCACGCGCTCGTTGAACGGAGTACGGGACGCAGCGCCGGTACCGCTGCTGACGCAACCGACCCTCGTCGCTGCCGCCAGCGGCGGACAGCCGCTGTTTTGGCTAACCGACGCCTTGGGGCAGGGGGTACTGGCGCGTGTCGACAGCGCCGCCGGCGGCGCGCCGGTTTGGCTACTGCCGTTTGGCGGCGCGCAGACAATCGACCCGGCGCGGCGACCGCTGCGCCGGATCGCGTTGGCCTATTCCGACGCGGATCGGGCGGTCGCGGCGGCACAGCTTGCGGACGGATCCGTTGTGGTGCTGAACTATACATCGAACTCGAGCGCGACCCCGAACTCAAGCGCGACCCCGAACTCAAGCGCGACCCCGAACTCAAGCGCGACCCCGAACTCAAGCGCGACCCCGAACTCGAGCGCGGCCCCGAACTCGCGCGCAACCCCGAACTCGAGCGCGGCCCCGAACTCAAGCGCGACCTCGAACTCAAGCGCGACCTCGAACTCGAGCGCGGCCCCGAACTCGAGCGCGGCCCCGAACTCGAGCGCGGCCCCGAACTCAAGCGCGGCCTCGGCTCTAAACTCGACTACGAGCGCGGCGGTCGGCGCTGGGGCGGTGCAGCGTCTCTATCTGACGTCGCCCGGCCAAGAGGTGGATCGGCTGCTGCTTTCACCCGATGGGCATCTGCTCTATGTACTTTCCGGCAGCCAGCTCAGCATCTGGCGGCTTGACGCCGGCGGCGCCAGACTACGCCAGCAGGTGGCTTTGGCCGCGGCCGGTCCGCTATCGCTGTTCATATTGCCGGCGGAGGGCGCGTTGTTGGTGCGTAACGGCGCCGGCCATCTGTCGTTGTGGTTTGACGTCGCCGGCGATACCGGGCCGCGGCTGACGCCGATTTTCACCTACAACGTCACTCTGGATGCCGGAGCGCGGTTTCTGGCGCCGGCGCGCCGGGGGGGCTTTGCCGTGCTCGATTCTGCCGGGACGTTAACCTTGTTTAGCGTGCGCGATGCGCATCCGCGCGGCCGCCTGGCGATACCGGGCATGCCCCCCCCGGACCAGGGATTACCCGCGGCAAGTTCGCTGCTGTCAGCGCGCGGCGATGGGCTTGCCGGGGCGGCAACCCACGGCGGCGCGGCTCCGCCTCTAGCGCTGTCGCCGCGGGGGGAGGCGCTCATACGCGCCGGTTCCGCCGAATGGCGCGTGTGGGCCCTGTCGCTCGGCGCGCCCGACATGAATTGGCGCACGCTGACCGAAAAAATCTGGTATCCCGGTTACCCAGCGCCGGCGTGGTTATGGCAGTCCACGCCGGCCGGCGACAGTTTTGCCGCGGGGAAATTCAGCCTGGTGCCGTTGGCGGTCGGAACGCTGAAAGCCGCTTTTTGCGCCATGCTGTTCGCTACCCCCCTAGCGCTGGCCGCCGCCATGTATAGCGCTTGGTTCATGTCTGCCGGACTGCGCCGCTGGATAAAGCCGGCCATGGAGATTATGGGCGCGGTGCCGAGCGTGATCGTCGGCGTCATCGCCGGCCTGTGGCTCGCGCCGCATTTGGCCGGCGCGCTCGGCGGCATTATGCTGCTGCCGGCGTTGTTGCCGCTGCTGGTGCTTGCCGTGGCCTACCTGGCCGGCCGCCTGCCGCTGCGCTGGCGTCGCCGATGGCCCGTTGGGGTAGAATGTCTTTGTCTGCTGCCGCTTCTCGCGCTGGCGTTGTGGGGCTGTTTTACCCTCGCGCCGCCGCTGGAACGCCTGTTGTTCGGTATGCCGCTCTCCCTGGCGTTGGGCGAACATTATAATCCGCTTAACGCTCTGGTGGTGGGGATCGCGATGGGCTTCGCGCTGATTCCATTAATGTTTACCCTCGCCGAAGAGGCGCTGTTCGGCGTACCGACCCGTTTGATCCAGGGGTCGCTGGCGCTGGGGGCAACACCCTGGCAGACGCTGCTGGGAGTGACGCTGCCGGCGGCCAGCGCGGGGTTGATCTCGGCCTTTATGTTGACGCTGGGTCGGGCCATGGGCGAGACGATGATCGTGCTGATGGCCAGCGGCAACCTGCCGCGCGTCGACGGTAGCGTGTTGCAGGGGCTGCGCGCGCTGGCGGCCAATATCGCTATCGAGATCCCTGAAGCGCTGCGCGGCACGGAGCACTACCGGGTGCTGTTCCTCAGCGCGCTGCTATTGCTGGTCTTTACCTTCATCATTAATAGCGTCGCCGAGCTGTTGCGTTTACGGCTGCGGCGCCGCTATCGTCAGCCTGGTGGAGGTGACGAATGA
- the pstA gene encoding phosphate ABC transporter permease PstA, with the protein MKAWWHSGRPWVWLTSGAVSLSLLAMLALLALLTGQSLRLLWPQPIYSFDLISPPGVLLGERVGVQRPLVPTAGVPMDPEIWLIRTGNRPQDSYRLPAAQVRASRLPADVLVVQRRNGARLYGYLAGMREDGQPLTAASMSAALEQRLRLSATQRRLAAQVEQQRSAVRAQRAQQQSLPLHRQGVPSEQQRAAQQAAQNERQTAYEALSEQLAAIERERGRVQLVLADAQGQRQVIPLSDIDSLWYPNAMSLGQKLRHLAAQTWRFVSLHDPVREGDGVFPAMAGTLLLVILMSVIVMPLGVMAAIYLHEYAARHWLTRLIRIAVGNLAGVPSIVYGIFGLGFFVYAVGGSLDKLFYADTLPAPTFGTPGLLWAALTLALLTLPVVIIATEEGLARIPPSLRQGSLALGATQAETIWRVVLPGAAPAMMTGLILAVARAAGETAPLMLVGVIKSAPKLPLDGTFPFLHPERQFMHLGYQIYDLAFQSQDGDAVQPMAFATALLLIVIVVSLNLAAMGLRHRLREKYRALTL; encoded by the coding sequence ATGAAGGCATGGTGGCATTCTGGCCGGCCGTGGGTTTGGTTAACCTCTGGGGCGGTGAGCCTGAGTTTACTGGCGATGCTGGCGCTGCTCGCGCTGCTTACCGGCCAGTCGCTGCGGCTGCTGTGGCCGCAGCCTATTTATAGTTTTGATCTAATCAGCCCACCTGGCGTGCTTTTGGGCGAGCGCGTCGGCGTGCAGCGGCCGCTTGTACCGACGGCCGGTGTGCCGATGGACCCGGAAATATGGCTTATTCGCACCGGCAATCGCCCTCAGGACAGCTATCGTCTGCCGGCGGCGCAGGTGCGCGCCAGCCGTTTGCCGGCCGATGTGCTGGTGGTACAGCGCCGAAACGGCGCGCGGCTTTACGGCTATCTAGCGGGCATGCGTGAGGACGGGCAGCCGCTGACCGCCGCTTCGATGTCTGCCGCGCTGGAACAGCGGCTGCGGCTCAGCGCCACGCAGCGCCGCCTGGCCGCTCAGGTGGAACAGCAGCGGAGTGCGGTGCGCGCGCAGCGGGCGCAGCAGCAATCGTTGCCACTGCATCGACAAGGCGTGCCCAGCGAGCAGCAGCGGGCCGCCCAGCAGGCGGCGCAAAATGAACGGCAAACGGCCTATGAGGCATTGAGCGAACAACTGGCCGCTATCGAACGGGAGCGGGGGCGCGTGCAGCTGGTGCTGGCCGATGCGCAGGGACAGCGTCAGGTGATCCCGCTAAGCGATATCGACAGCCTCTGGTATCCCAACGCGATGAGCCTGGGGCAAAAACTGCGGCATCTGGCCGCGCAGACCTGGCGTTTCGTTAGCCTGCATGACCCGGTGCGGGAGGGCGACGGGGTCTTTCCGGCGATGGCCGGCACGCTGCTGCTGGTGATACTGATGTCGGTGATCGTCATGCCCCTTGGGGTTATGGCGGCTATCTACCTGCATGAATATGCGGCTCGACACTGGCTGACCCGGCTTATTCGTATCGCGGTGGGCAACTTGGCCGGCGTGCCGTCAATTGTCTACGGTATTTTCGGCCTGGGTTTTTTCGTCTATGCGGTCGGCGGCTCGCTGGATAAACTCTTTTATGCCGACACCTTGCCGGCACCAACCTTCGGCACCCCCGGATTACTGTGGGCCGCGCTAACGCTGGCGCTGCTGACCCTGCCGGTGGTGATTATCGCCACCGAGGAAGGGCTGGCGCGCATTCCGCCCTCCCTGCGCCAGGGATCGCTGGCGCTCGGCGCGACTCAGGCTGAAACGATATGGCGGGTTGTCTTGCCCGGTGCGGCGCCGGCGATGATGACCGGGCTGATTCTGGCGGTGGCGCGCGCGGCGGGGGAAACCGCGCCGCTGATGCTGGTAGGCGTCATCAAATCGGCACCGAAGCTTCCCCTGGACGGGACATTTCCGTTCCTGCACCCGGAAAGGCAATTTATGCACCTCGGTTATCAAATATACGATTTGGCGTTTCAAAGCCAGGACGGCGATGCGGTGCAACCGATGGCGTTCGCCACCGCGCTGCTGCTCATTGTCATCGTCGTGTCGCTGAATCTGGCCGCAATGGGCCTGCGCCACCGGCTGCGTGAAAAGTATCGCGCGTTAACGTTATGA
- the pstB gene encoding phosphate ABC transporter ATP-binding protein PstB, with the protein MFRVPPLPSNGAVAAPEQDTPPAALETEHLRVRYGNRLVLDDISLRMAKGRITALIGPSGCGKSTLLRCFNRMNDLSDDCHISGAVRLLGQNIYEDAQEVVALRRRVGMVFQRPNPFPKSIYDNVVYGLRLLGIGDRRLLDEAAERALRAAALWHEVKDRLRENAFKLSTGQQQRLVIARAIAIEPEVLLLDEPTSALDPISTLTIEELMISLKAHFTLVLVTHNMQQAARVSDDTAFFHQGTLVEFAATDRLFTAPTHRKTEEYITGRLR; encoded by the coding sequence ATGTTCCGAGTCCCCCCTTTACCCTCTAACGGTGCGGTCGCCGCGCCGGAACAGGACACGCCGCCGGCGGCGCTGGAAACCGAACATCTGCGGGTGCGCTACGGCAATCGGCTGGTCCTCGACGATATATCGCTGCGCATGGCCAAAGGGCGGATTACCGCGCTGATCGGCCCTTCCGGATGCGGCAAATCCACGCTGCTGCGCTGTTTTAACCGCATGAACGATCTGAGCGACGACTGTCACATCAGCGGCGCGGTGCGTTTACTGGGGCAGAATATCTATGAGGACGCACAGGAAGTGGTGGCGCTGCGCCGGCGGGTGGGCATGGTCTTTCAGCGGCCCAATCCGTTTCCCAAATCGATTTATGACAACGTCGTTTACGGCCTGCGGCTATTGGGCATCGGCGATCGCAGGCTGCTGGATGAAGCGGCGGAGCGGGCGCTGCGCGCGGCGGCGCTGTGGCATGAGGTTAAAGACCGCCTGCGGGAAAACGCGTTCAAGTTGTCCACCGGACAACAGCAGCGGCTGGTGATCGCCCGCGCGATCGCCATTGAGCCGGAAGTATTGTTGCTGGATGAGCCAACGTCGGCGCTGGATCCCATCTCCACGCTGACCATCGAAGAGCTAATGATATCGCTGAAGGCGCATTTCACCCTGGTGCTGGTGACGCATAACATGCAACAGGCGGCGCGCGTTTCCGACGACACCGCCTTTTTCCATCAGGGAACGCTGGTAGAGTTTGCCGCCACCGACCGGCTATTTACCGCGCCGACGCATCGCAAAACCGAGGAGTACATCACCGGCCGGCTGCGTTAA
- the purN gene encoding phosphoribosylglycinamide formyltransferase: protein MKRLVVLISGEGSNLQALIEACQQGKIAARIAAVISHRADAYGLTRAAAAGIEAVSLNPADFAGREAFDLALSALIDRYRPEAIVLAGYMRILSTAFVARYAGRMLNVHPSLLPRYPGLHTHRQALANGDAEHGTSVHFVTDELDGGPVVLQARVPVFAGDDEQILAQRVKAQEHAIYPLVVGWLLAGRLTLRDNVAWLDGAPLPAAGYAAD from the coding sequence ATGAAACGCCTGGTTGTGCTGATCTCGGGTGAAGGCAGTAACCTCCAGGCGCTTATCGAGGCCTGCCAGCAGGGCAAAATCGCGGCGCGCATCGCCGCGGTCATCAGCCATCGCGCCGACGCCTACGGGCTAACGCGCGCCGCGGCTGCGGGTATCGAGGCGGTATCGCTCAACCCGGCGGATTTCGCCGGCCGTGAAGCGTTTGATTTGGCGCTCAGCGCCCTTATCGACCGCTACCGGCCGGAGGCTATCGTGCTCGCCGGTTATATGCGTATTCTGTCAACCGCCTTTGTCGCCCGCTACGCCGGCCGGATGCTCAACGTGCATCCCTCGTTGCTGCCGCGCTATCCCGGCTTACATACCCATCGCCAGGCGCTGGCCAACGGCGATGCCGAACACGGCACTTCCGTGCATTTCGTCACCGACGAACTGGACGGCGGCCCGGTGGTGCTACAGGCGCGGGTGCCGGTTTTTGCGGGAGACGATGAACAGATACTGGCGCAACGGGTAAAAGCCCAGGAACATGCCATTTATCCCTTGGTCGTCGGCTGGCTGCTGGCGGGTCGGCTAACGCTGCGCGATAACGTCGCCTGGCTGGACGGCGCGCCCCTGCCGGCCGCCGGTTACGCCGCGGATTAA
- the purM gene encoding phosphoribosylformylglycinamidine cyclo-ligase yields MTDKTSLSYKDAGVDIDAGNALVDRIKGVVKQTKRPEVMGGLGGFGALCALPQKYREPILVSGTDGVGTKLRLAMDLKRHDTIGIDLVAMCVNDLVVQGAEPLFFLDYYATGKLDVDTAAAVITGIAEGCRQSGCALVGGETAEMPGMYHGEDYDVAGFCVGVVEKADIIDGSKVQAGDTLLALASSGPHSNGYSLVRKILSFSQTDPEQTRVEGKSLADHLLAPTRIYVKALLSLIEQTEVHAIAHLTGGGFWENIPRVLPAGTQAVIDENSWQWPAVFRWLQQAGNVSRHEMYRTFNCGVGMVIAVPAASAKQALGILAGLGETAWVLGEIQPADGEQQVIIR; encoded by the coding sequence GTGACCGACAAAACCTCTCTCAGTTACAAAGACGCAGGTGTGGATATCGATGCCGGCAACGCATTGGTAGACCGCATTAAAGGTGTTGTGAAACAGACCAAACGCCCGGAAGTGATGGGCGGGCTGGGCGGCTTCGGTGCGCTGTGCGCGCTGCCGCAGAAATACCGCGAGCCGATTCTGGTTTCAGGCACCGACGGCGTCGGGACCAAACTGCGTCTGGCCATGGATTTAAAACGCCACGATACCATCGGCATCGATTTGGTGGCAATGTGCGTTAACGACCTGGTGGTTCAGGGCGCTGAGCCCTTGTTTTTCCTCGATTATTATGCCACCGGCAAGCTGGACGTCGATACCGCGGCCGCGGTGATAACCGGCATTGCCGAGGGTTGCCGGCAGTCCGGCTGCGCGCTGGTCGGCGGCGAAACGGCGGAAATGCCGGGCATGTATCACGGTGAAGATTATGACGTCGCCGGCTTTTGCGTCGGCGTTGTGGAAAAAGCGGATATTATCGACGGCAGCAAAGTTCAGGCCGGCGATACCCTGCTGGCGCTGGCCTCAAGCGGCCCCCATTCCAACGGTTACTCGCTGGTGCGCAAGATTTTATCCTTCAGCCAGACCGACCCCGAACAGACGCGGGTTGAGGGCAAATCGCTGGCGGATCACCTGCTGGCGCCGACGCGCATTTACGTTAAAGCGCTGCTTTCCCTTATCGAGCAGACCGAGGTACATGCGATCGCGCATTTGACCGGCGGCGGCTTCTGGGAGAATATCCCGCGCGTTCTGCCGGCCGGTACCCAGGCGGTGATCGATGAAAACAGCTGGCAGTGGCCGGCGGTATTCCGCTGGCTGCAGCAGGCCGGCAACGTCAGCCGCCATGAAATGTACCGTACCTTTAACTGCGGCGTCGGCATGGTTATCGCCGTTCCCGCGGCCAGCGCCAAACAGGCGCTCGGCATACTCGCCGGCCTGGGTGAAACCGCCTGGGTACTCGGCGAAATTCAGCCCGCCGACGGCGAGCAACAGGTGATTATCCGCTGA
- the upp gene encoding uracil phosphoribosyltransferase, which translates to MKVVEVKHPLVKHKLGLMRAHDISTKRFRELASEVGSLLTYVATADMETETVTIEGWCGPVEIDQIKGKKITVVPILRAGLGMMDGVLENLPSARISVVGVYRDETTLTPVPYFHKLVSSIDERMALVVDPMLATGGSMIATIDLLKKAGCRCIKVLVLVAAPEGIAALEKAHPDVELYTAAIDKGLNEKGYIMPGLGDAGDKIFGTK; encoded by the coding sequence ATGAAGGTCGTTGAGGTTAAGCACCCGCTGGTCAAACACAAGCTGGGGTTGATGCGCGCTCACGATATCAGTACCAAACGCTTTCGCGAATTGGCGTCGGAGGTGGGGAGCCTGTTGACCTATGTCGCCACCGCCGATATGGAAACCGAAACGGTAACCATCGAAGGCTGGTGCGGACCGGTTGAAATTGATCAAATCAAAGGAAAGAAAATCACCGTCGTACCTATCCTCCGCGCCGGCCTCGGCATGATGGATGGCGTACTGGAAAATCTCCCCAGCGCGCGCATCAGCGTAGTCGGCGTCTACCGTGACGAAACGACGCTGACGCCCGTGCCTTATTTCCATAAGCTGGTATCAAGTATCGACGAACGCATGGCGCTGGTGGTGGATCCGATGCTGGCGACCGGCGGCTCGATGATCGCCACCATCGATCTCTTGAAGAAGGCCGGCTGCCGCTGTATCAAAGTGTTGGTGCTGGTGGCGGCGCCCGAGGGCATTGCGGCGCTGGAAAAAGCACACCCCGACGTGGAGCTTTACACTGCGGCTATCGATAAGGGACTCAACGAAAAAGGCTATATCATGCCGGGCCTGGGTGACGCGGGCGATAAAATCTTTGGTACCAAATAA